From Paraburkholderia sabiae, a single genomic window includes:
- a CDS encoding Csu type fimbrial protein: MRRALWIVFLAMWFVCMPRLASAQTCTAVASNLNFGQVSPVAGTTASASSTITINCTGMSALPVRACVNIGTGSGGSTYLPRIALNGTSQLQYNLYTASGGSTVWGSRGSTTYQPIAIDVNENGLSGSGSATLTVYGRVPASQTALVAGPYASTFAGALQAELDYQAYLLIAPACASLTSPSSTFSFTVSANVINDCTIASTNINFGTAGVLNSTLTATGTLTVACTKNDAYSIALSSGAGSGATVADRAMTRSGGSDKVHYQLYQNASYSLPWGDGTNGTTALAGTGTGSSQSITVYARVLPQTTPQAGTYIDTVIATITY, from the coding sequence ATGAGGCGCGCGTTGTGGATCGTCTTCCTCGCGATGTGGTTCGTCTGCATGCCGCGCCTCGCGTCGGCGCAAACATGTACGGCCGTCGCGTCGAACCTGAACTTCGGCCAGGTGAGTCCCGTCGCGGGCACGACGGCGAGCGCATCGTCGACGATCACGATCAACTGCACGGGCATGTCCGCGTTGCCCGTGCGCGCGTGCGTGAACATCGGCACGGGCAGCGGCGGCAGCACCTACCTGCCGCGTATCGCGCTCAACGGCACGAGCCAGCTGCAATACAACCTCTACACGGCATCGGGCGGCAGCACGGTGTGGGGCTCGCGCGGCTCGACCACCTATCAGCCCATCGCCATCGACGTCAACGAAAACGGCTTGTCGGGCTCGGGCTCCGCCACGCTCACCGTCTACGGACGCGTGCCCGCGTCGCAAACCGCTCTCGTCGCGGGTCCGTATGCATCGACCTTCGCGGGCGCGTTGCAGGCAGAACTGGACTATCAGGCGTATCTGCTGATCGCGCCTGCGTGCGCGTCGCTGACGTCGCCGAGCAGCACGTTCAGCTTCACCGTCAGCGCGAACGTCATCAACGACTGCACGATCGCGTCGACGAACATCAACTTCGGCACGGCGGGCGTGCTCAATTCGACGCTCACGGCGACGGGCACGCTGACGGTCGCATGCACGAAGAACGACGCGTATTCGATCGCGCTGTCGTCAGGCGCGGGCAGCGGCGCGACCGTCGCCGATCGCGCGATGACGCGCAGCGGCGGCAGCGACAAGGTTCACTACCAGTTGTATCAGAACGCGAGCTACTCGCTGCCATGGGGCGACGGCACGAACGGCACGACGGCGCTCGCGGGCACAGGCACGGGATCGTCGCAAAGCATCACCGTCTACGCGCGGGTGCTGCCGCAAACGACGCCGCAGGCAGGCACCTACATCGACACCGTGATCGCGACGATCACCTACTGA
- a CDS encoding fimbria/pilus outer membrane usher protein: MSTPGPTPPLSVAAQPVPPSGMAPNGATAAPSNGDVYLEVKINGESTKEIAHFVVTDAMIYTTASELRDVGIRTDDLPPPGKDGLIALGTIPGLRYTYRPEHQQIDLQVVDARRQPVTLENSPARPPVSVSGTGLVINYEFSAQTNSPTQYGLYSEERFFYPGGLLDNTGTAYWYRNLHRYVRLDTTWSHSNQDTMVTTRVGDTISSSLTWTRPVRLGGAQVSRDFTLRPDLITYPVPTLAGTSAVPSAVDLYVNNVRQFTGAAPSGPFVINAVPAINGAGEAVIVTRDVLGRSVMTTVPLYIDARLLAPGLTDFSIEAGFMRRSYALNSFDYAGDPSLSVSFRHGVTSRITLETHGEVTRGVYNAGVGALFEAGSAGVLNFSVAGSAGNGGDGSLARNLPAAGLSNTTGVPVGIGFVEGTTNTSPGGVPPTPGGSGAQFSAGWQWHIPSLSIDLQAQHATPHYSDLAAAEGTPVPRTTYRATVAVPFRLFGSSSTASASLVGLDDPYYGDSRIGSLAWTTTLPASTSLSASVYHDFGDTGNTGVFVALSFLLGGSVNASVNAGTDHGKPLFGAAVTRTPDYGGGLGWQVQTSRQNGEQQSLAQATWRGRYGDLIGSVANVGSRTYGEVDASGSVVLMAGDVLAGRRIDDAFALVSTDGVSHVPVLHENRVIGETNGAGHLLVPDLVAYEPNHLAIDPLDLPADTSVATTRLNLAPQSRAGVLARFALRDFTGAQLIVVDTAGKPLPPGAVLTQQETGKRYVVGYDGLAFIDDMRATNAFTSTSAQGPCEVDVPFRRSGSGLPTLGPFTCKAR, from the coding sequence ATGAGCACGCCCGGACCGACGCCTCCGCTCAGTGTCGCCGCGCAGCCCGTGCCGCCTTCGGGCATGGCGCCGAATGGCGCGACGGCGGCGCCGTCGAACGGCGACGTCTATCTCGAAGTGAAGATCAACGGCGAATCGACGAAGGAGATCGCCCACTTCGTCGTCACGGACGCGATGATCTACACGACGGCGAGTGAACTGCGCGATGTCGGCATTCGCACCGACGACCTGCCGCCGCCCGGCAAGGACGGCCTGATCGCCCTCGGCACGATTCCGGGCTTGCGCTACACGTACCGTCCCGAGCATCAGCAGATCGATCTGCAGGTCGTCGACGCACGCCGCCAGCCCGTCACGCTCGAGAACAGTCCCGCGCGGCCGCCCGTATCGGTGAGCGGCACGGGACTCGTGATCAACTACGAGTTCAGCGCGCAGACCAATTCGCCGACGCAATACGGCCTCTACAGCGAGGAACGCTTCTTCTATCCGGGCGGCCTGCTCGACAACACAGGCACCGCGTACTGGTATCGCAATCTGCATCGCTACGTGCGGCTCGACACGACGTGGAGCCATTCGAATCAGGACACGATGGTGACGACGCGCGTCGGCGACACGATCTCGTCGTCGCTGACATGGACGCGTCCTGTGCGACTCGGCGGCGCGCAGGTGTCGCGCGATTTCACGCTGCGGCCCGACCTGATCACCTATCCCGTGCCGACGCTCGCGGGCACGTCCGCCGTGCCGAGCGCCGTCGATCTCTACGTCAACAACGTGCGCCAGTTCACCGGCGCGGCGCCGTCCGGGCCGTTCGTGATCAACGCCGTGCCCGCGATCAACGGCGCGGGCGAAGCGGTGATCGTCACGCGCGACGTGCTCGGCCGCAGCGTGATGACGACGGTGCCGCTCTACATCGACGCCCGCCTGCTCGCGCCCGGCCTCACGGATTTTTCGATCGAAGCGGGCTTCATGCGCCGTTCGTACGCACTGAATTCGTTCGACTATGCGGGTGATCCTTCGTTATCCGTATCGTTCCGGCATGGCGTGACGTCGCGCATCACGCTCGAAACGCACGGCGAAGTGACGCGCGGCGTCTACAACGCGGGCGTCGGCGCGCTGTTCGAAGCGGGCAGCGCGGGCGTGCTGAATTTTTCGGTGGCGGGCAGCGCAGGCAATGGCGGCGACGGCTCGCTTGCGCGCAATCTGCCTGCCGCGGGCCTGTCGAACACGACGGGCGTGCCTGTCGGCATCGGTTTTGTCGAAGGCACGACGAACACGTCGCCAGGCGGCGTGCCGCCGACGCCCGGCGGCAGCGGCGCGCAATTCTCGGCTGGCTGGCAATGGCACATTCCGTCGCTGTCGATCGATCTCCAGGCGCAGCACGCGACGCCGCACTACAGCGATCTCGCGGCAGCGGAAGGCACGCCCGTGCCGCGCACGACGTATCGCGCGACGGTCGCCGTGCCGTTCCGTCTGTTCGGCTCGTCGAGCACGGCGAGCGCGAGCCTCGTCGGTCTCGACGATCCGTACTACGGCGATTCGCGCATCGGTTCGCTCGCATGGACGACGACCTTGCCCGCAAGCACGTCGCTCTCGGCGAGCGTGTATCACGACTTCGGCGATACGGGAAATACAGGCGTGTTCGTTGCGCTGAGCTTCCTGCTGGGCGGCTCGGTGAACGCGAGCGTCAACGCGGGCACCGATCACGGCAAGCCGCTGTTCGGCGCGGCCGTCACGCGCACGCCGGACTATGGCGGCGGCCTCGGCTGGCAGGTGCAAACGTCACGTCAGAACGGCGAGCAGCAGTCGCTCGCACAAGCGACGTGGCGCGGCCGTTACGGTGATCTGATCGGCAGCGTCGCGAACGTCGGCTCGCGAACGTATGGCGAAGTGGACGCGTCGGGTTCGGTAGTGTTGATGGCGGGCGACGTGCTCGCGGGCCGCCGCATCGACGACGCTTTCGCGCTCGTCTCCACCGACGGCGTATCGCATGTGCCCGTGCTGCACGAAAACCGGGTGATCGGCGAGACGAACGGCGCGGGTCATCTGCTCGTGCCCGACCTCGTCGCCTACGAGCCCAATCATCTCGCGATCGATCCGCTCGACCTGCCCGCCGACACGTCCGTCGCGACGACGCGCCTGAATCTCGCGCCGCAATCGCGCGCGGGCGTGCTCGCGCGTTTCGCGCTGCGGGACTTCACGGGCGCGCAGCTGATCGTCGTCGATACGGCGGGCAAGCCGCTGCCGCCGGGCGCTGTGCTGACGCAACAGGAAACGGGCAAGCGCTACGTGGTCGGTTATGACGGCCTTGCGTTCATCGACGACATGCGCGCAACGAATGCCTTCACGTCGACGTCCGCGCAGGGACCGTGCGAAGTCGACGTGCCGTTCAGGCGCAGCGGCAGCGGTCTGCCGACGCTCGGCCCGTTCACCTGCAAGGCGCGTTGA
- a CDS encoding fimbrial biogenesis chaperone: MDKQTPAHRMTRALFLACVSCAAILHASNAHAAALQVTPIRLDLAADRPAAVLTLHNVGATPLNAQVRVFAWSQTADEDHLERTDDIVASPPIVQVAPGADQTVRILRVTKSNVSGEETYRLLIDEIPNGQGADATGVRMQLRYSVPVFVGAPLDGKPPVVQFALERTATGENAQPPSASVLMLRAVNHDATHAQLSKVKLTWRDGQSTQLSPGLLGYALPHATRRWPVVHAPADAREATLSAVVNGQPVTAQLRVESDGSAHTAPPPGDSTPAR; the protein is encoded by the coding sequence GTGGACAAACAAACGCCCGCGCATCGGATGACGCGGGCGTTGTTTCTCGCCTGCGTGAGTTGCGCTGCCATCCTGCACGCGAGCAACGCGCACGCCGCCGCGCTGCAGGTCACGCCGATCCGTCTCGACCTCGCCGCCGACCGCCCCGCCGCCGTCCTCACGCTGCACAACGTCGGCGCGACACCGCTCAATGCACAGGTGCGCGTGTTCGCGTGGAGCCAGACCGCCGACGAAGATCACCTCGAACGCACCGACGACATCGTCGCGAGTCCGCCCATCGTTCAGGTCGCGCCGGGTGCCGATCAGACGGTGCGCATCCTGCGCGTCACAAAAAGCAACGTGAGCGGCGAGGAAACGTATCGTCTGCTGATCGACGAGATTCCCAACGGACAGGGCGCGGACGCGACGGGCGTGCGGATGCAGTTGCGCTATTCGGTGCCTGTGTTCGTCGGCGCGCCGCTCGACGGCAAGCCGCCCGTGGTCCAGTTCGCGCTCGAACGGACCGCGACGGGTGAGAACGCGCAGCCGCCGTCCGCGTCCGTCCTGATGCTGCGCGCAGTGAACCATGACGCGACGCACGCGCAACTGAGCAAGGTGAAGCTGACCTGGCGCGACGGTCAGTCGACGCAGCTGTCTCCCGGCCTGCTCGGCTACGCGCTGCCACACGCGACGCGCCGTTGGCCCGTCGTCCACGCGCCCGCCGATGCACGCGAGGCGACGCTGTCGGCCGTCGTGAACGGGCAGCCGGTGACGGCGCAACTGCGCGTGGAATCGGACGGAAGCGCGCACACCGCTCCGCCGCCGGGCGACAGCACGCCCGCGCGCTGA
- a CDS encoding Csu type fimbrial protein has protein sequence MRWRNLVVPCLSVALAAAPVVPFNAYAATRQTTFTVTLTLQTDCQISATNLNFGTSGVIAANIDQTSTLTVTCSNGAPYTVGLDAGSVTGSTVANRLLGGTGTPVPTVAYQLYRDSARSLTWGQTVGTDTAAGTGTGAAQTLTVYGRVAPQNTPAAGTYTSTVTATVTF, from the coding sequence ATGCGCTGGCGCAACCTGGTCGTTCCGTGTCTGTCTGTCGCATTGGCTGCCGCACCCGTCGTTCCGTTCAACGCGTATGCCGCGACCCGTCAGACCACCTTCACCGTCACGCTGACTCTGCAGACCGACTGCCAGATCTCGGCGACGAACCTCAACTTCGGCACGTCCGGCGTGATCGCCGCCAACATCGACCAGACCAGCACGCTGACCGTCACCTGCTCCAACGGCGCGCCGTACACGGTCGGACTCGACGCGGGCTCGGTGACGGGTTCGACGGTTGCCAACCGGCTGCTCGGCGGAACGGGGACGCCTGTGCCGACCGTCGCGTACCAGCTATATCGCGATTCGGCGCGCTCGCTGACCTGGGGACAAACGGTCGGCACCGACACGGCGGCCGGCACGGGCACGGGCGCCGCGCAGACGCTGACCGTGTACGGGCGCGTCGCGCCGCAGAACACGCCGGCCGCGGGCACGTACACCTCGACCGTCACCGCGACCGTCACCTTCTGA
- a CDS encoding DUF2239 family protein: MTHSITCTAFEGVRCVASGALPDVALAVKAAMERDAGASVLIFDDLTSRLIELDLRGSASDVLTRLAPQGALDSEPSGDTASASRGRGRPKLGVVAREVTLLPRHWEWLNAQSGGASVALRKLVDAARVASEGKDRARQAQEAAYRFMTAMAGDLAGYEEATRALYANDAARFDAMTAAWPVDVRDHTRKLAKCSFDVDVSANA; encoded by the coding sequence ATGACCCATTCCATCACCTGCACGGCTTTCGAAGGCGTCCGATGCGTCGCGTCGGGCGCATTGCCGGACGTCGCGCTGGCTGTCAAAGCCGCCATGGAGCGCGACGCGGGCGCGTCCGTCCTGATCTTCGACGATCTGACCAGCCGCCTCATCGAACTGGATCTGCGAGGTTCCGCGAGCGATGTGCTCACGAGACTGGCCCCGCAGGGCGCACTCGATTCCGAGCCATCCGGCGACACGGCTTCGGCATCACGCGGCCGAGGCCGTCCGAAACTCGGCGTGGTCGCGCGCGAGGTCACGCTGTTGCCGCGGCATTGGGAATGGCTGAACGCGCAATCGGGCGGGGCGTCGGTGGCGCTGCGCAAACTGGTCGACGCGGCGCGCGTCGCAAGCGAAGGGAAGGATCGCGCGCGGCAGGCGCAGGAAGCGGCGTATCGCTTCATGACGGCCATGGCAGGCGACCTGGCCGGCTACGAAGAAGCGACGCGCGCGCTGTATGCGAACGACGCCGCGCGCTTCGACGCGATGACGGCCGCATGGCCCGTCGACGTCCGCGATCACACGCGCAAGCTGGCGAAGTGTTCGTTCGATGTCGACGTTTCAGCGAACGCGTGA
- a CDS encoding methyl-accepting chemotaxis protein, with the protein MKWFDRMSVWKKLLIAFAVVIGFGVAVGAAGLSALASMHGITEEISSRHMDGLYWMEEANRYKIDTDLDAANLGYAPDEAARQKLKDDILVSLKNMHDAYARYRETIAGADGQTLYDDVLRKTEGWEAIVHQQIGLKPVPAGVDNAELVRRAIAASEALRDRIVVLIDYRRKQANAAQHEAGAEYANMRVVLSLLVLASMVVGAAFAWLIARRLTRQLGGEPDYAMKIASRIAAGDLAVHVDTKPGDTTSLLHALANMRAQLAAIVGKISESSESILLASGEIEQGNTDLSQRTEEQAASLEETASSMEQLTATVRQNADNAQQAGGVARGASEVAVRGSGLVGDVVETMRELASGSKRMTDIIGVIESIAFQTNILALNAAVEAARAGEQGRGFAVVAGEVRALAQRSAVSAKEIKELIESSTSRVDSGAVLAERAGRTMAEVTQAVQRMTDIMSEISAASSEQSTGIEQVNRAVAQMDEVTQQNAALVEQAAAAAGAMADQARHLKTAVAVFSL; encoded by the coding sequence ATGAAGTGGTTTGACCGCATGTCCGTCTGGAAGAAGCTGCTGATCGCATTTGCAGTCGTAATCGGTTTTGGTGTCGCCGTCGGCGCGGCGGGATTGTCGGCGCTGGCGTCGATGCACGGCATCACCGAAGAAATCTCGAGTCGGCACATGGACGGCCTCTACTGGATGGAAGAGGCGAATCGATACAAGATCGACACCGATCTCGACGCGGCCAATCTCGGCTACGCGCCCGACGAAGCCGCGCGCCAGAAGCTGAAGGACGACATCCTCGTGTCGCTGAAGAACATGCACGACGCGTACGCGCGCTATCGCGAGACGATTGCGGGCGCGGACGGCCAGACGCTCTACGACGACGTGCTGCGCAAGACGGAAGGATGGGAAGCGATCGTGCATCAGCAGATTGGCTTGAAGCCGGTGCCCGCCGGCGTCGACAACGCCGAACTGGTGCGCCGCGCGATCGCCGCGAGCGAGGCGCTGCGCGACAGGATCGTCGTACTGATCGACTATCGCCGGAAGCAGGCGAACGCCGCGCAGCACGAAGCCGGTGCGGAATACGCGAACATGCGCGTCGTGTTGTCGCTGCTGGTGCTGGCGTCGATGGTCGTAGGCGCGGCGTTCGCGTGGCTGATCGCGCGGCGTCTGACGCGTCAGCTCGGCGGCGAGCCCGACTATGCGATGAAGATTGCGAGCCGGATCGCGGCGGGCGATCTGGCCGTGCACGTCGACACGAAACCGGGCGACACGACGAGCCTGCTGCACGCGCTGGCCAACATGCGCGCGCAGCTGGCGGCGATCGTCGGCAAGATCAGCGAGTCGAGCGAATCGATCCTGCTTGCATCGGGCGAAATCGAGCAGGGCAACACGGATCTGTCGCAGCGCACCGAGGAACAGGCCGCGTCGCTGGAAGAAACGGCGTCGAGCATGGAGCAGCTGACGGCGACCGTCCGCCAGAACGCCGACAACGCGCAGCAGGCGGGCGGCGTTGCGCGAGGCGCATCGGAAGTGGCGGTGCGTGGCAGCGGCCTCGTCGGCGATGTGGTGGAAACGATGCGCGAACTCGCGTCCGGTTCGAAGCGGATGACGGACATCATCGGCGTGATTGAAAGCATCGCGTTCCAGACGAATATCCTTGCGCTGAATGCCGCCGTCGAAGCGGCGCGCGCCGGCGAACAGGGGCGCGGCTTCGCGGTCGTCGCGGGCGAAGTGCGCGCGCTCGCGCAACGCAGCGCGGTATCGGCGAAAGAGATCAAGGAGCTGATCGAAAGCTCGACGTCGCGCGTCGACAGCGGCGCGGTGCTCGCCGAGCGCGCGGGCCGCACGATGGCGGAAGTCACGCAGGCCGTGCAGCGGATGACGGACATCATGAGCGAGATTTCGGCGGCGTCGAGCGAGCAGAGCACGGGCATCGAGCAGGTGAACCGCGCCGTCGCGCAGATGGACGAAGTCACGCAGCAGAACGCCGCGCTCGTCGAGCAGGCGGCCGCGGCGGCGGGCGCGATGGCCGATCAGGCGCGGCATCTGAAGACGGCCGTCGCGGTGTTTTCGCTTTGA
- a CDS encoding solute carrier family 23 protein encodes MADSYFPRWRVQPKSVEGRVVNTDERLPAPQMFAMGIQHVVAMFGSTVLAPLLMGFDPNLCIFMSGIGTLLFFVLVGGRVPSYLGSSFAFIGLVIAITGYTGQGPNMNIPVALGGIIACGVAYVVIGLIVSAIGTAWIETLMPPVVTGSIVAVIGLNLAPIAVKGVSGSAFDSYMALVTVLCVGAVAVFAHGMLQRLLILVGLLIAYAIYAVVTNGMGMGKPIDFSIVANAPWFGMPHFMAPVFSGQAMALLAPVAVILVAENLGHIKAVSAMTGQNLDGYIGRAFIGDGLATVLSGFAGGTGVTTYAENIGVMAVTKIYSTLVFVIAALIALVLGFSPKFGAVIATIPGPVLGGVSIVVFGLIAVTGARIWVVNKVNFSDNRNLIVAAVTLVLGAGDFSLKFGGFALGGIGTATFGAIILYALLRRKGPQEPAV; translated from the coding sequence ATGGCCGATTCCTATTTTCCGCGCTGGCGCGTCCAGCCAAAAAGCGTCGAAGGGCGCGTCGTCAATACCGACGAACGCCTGCCCGCGCCGCAGATGTTCGCCATGGGCATCCAGCACGTCGTCGCGATGTTCGGTTCGACCGTGCTCGCGCCGCTGCTGATGGGCTTCGATCCCAATCTGTGCATCTTCATGTCGGGTATCGGCACGCTGCTGTTCTTCGTGCTGGTCGGCGGCCGCGTGCCGAGCTACCTCGGTTCGAGCTTCGCGTTCATCGGGCTCGTGATCGCGATCACGGGATACACGGGACAAGGTCCGAACATGAACATTCCCGTCGCGCTCGGCGGGATCATCGCGTGTGGCGTGGCTTACGTCGTGATCGGGCTGATCGTGTCGGCGATCGGCACCGCGTGGATCGAAACGCTGATGCCGCCTGTCGTGACTGGCTCGATCGTCGCGGTGATCGGTTTGAATCTCGCACCGATCGCGGTGAAGGGCGTGAGCGGCAGCGCGTTCGATTCGTACATGGCGCTCGTCACTGTGCTGTGCGTCGGCGCCGTTGCCGTGTTCGCGCATGGCATGTTGCAGCGTCTGCTGATTCTCGTCGGTCTGCTGATTGCCTACGCGATCTACGCGGTCGTCACGAACGGCATGGGCATGGGCAAGCCGATCGACTTTTCGATCGTCGCGAACGCACCGTGGTTCGGCATGCCGCATTTCATGGCGCCCGTCTTCAGCGGTCAGGCGATGGCGCTGCTCGCGCCCGTCGCGGTCATTCTCGTCGCGGAAAATCTCGGCCACATCAAGGCAGTCAGCGCGATGACGGGGCAGAACCTCGACGGCTACATCGGCCGCGCGTTCATCGGCGACGGTCTCGCAACGGTGCTGTCGGGCTTCGCGGGCGGCACGGGCGTGACGACGTACGCGGAAAATATCGGCGTGATGGCCGTCACGAAAATCTACTCGACGCTCGTGTTCGTGATCGCCGCGCTGATCGCGCTGGTGCTCGGCTTTTCGCCGAAGTTCGGCGCCGTGATCGCGACGATTCCTGGCCCCGTGCTGGGCGGCGTGTCGATCGTCGTGTTTGGTCTGATCGCCGTGACGGGCGCGCGCATCTGGGTCGTCAACAAGGTCAACTTCTCGGACAACCGCAATCTGATCGTCGCGGCCGTGACGCTCGTGCTCGGCGCGGGCGATTTCTCGCTGAAGTTCGGCGGCTTCGCGCTCGGCGGCATCGGTACCGCGACGTTCGGCGCGATCATTCTGTATGCGCTGCTGCGTCGCAAAGGTCCGCAAGAGCCTGCTGTCTGA
- a CDS encoding Na+/H+ antiporter has translation MDIVFTVLILLLAVAASGVIVRLVPLKLPLPLVQIAFGALLAWPRLGLHVTFDPELFMMLFIPPLLFADGWRIPKREFYMQRRAILMLALGLVFLTVVAVGYFIHAMVPSISLPVAFALAAVLSPTDAVALSGIAGRNRLPDHLMHILEGEALMNDASGLVALKFAVAAALTGVFSLRDASVSFVIIAAGGLATGAAVAWLFSFASTRFLNLTEEGDPAPGVVMTMLIPFAAYLFAEHFGFSGILAAVAAGMTMNSSTFARTSPASARVRASVTWTMIEFIFNGMVFILLGLQFPHIIGRALLDAHEEASGSEVRLMFYVVAVALALYALRFVWVWLLRWFASRGAAKHGVANAVPGLRTVSMTTIAGVRGAVTLAGVLSLPVALSNGQPLPGRDLAIFIASGVILVSLFVAVVGLPLLMNGARRRPDPHAAEERTARIQAAQAAIRAVDDFHETATAQCDEAASAHAADVTARVMDIYRRRLATLDDDVGPAENARRSEALEFQMKLAAMRAERSALLELRGSQLINDDTLNKLMREVDLSETALQTRGKGKK, from the coding sequence ATGGATATCGTCTTCACCGTTCTGATCCTGCTGCTCGCCGTCGCCGCTTCGGGCGTGATCGTGCGGCTGGTGCCGCTCAAGCTGCCGCTGCCGCTCGTGCAGATCGCGTTCGGCGCGCTGCTCGCGTGGCCGCGCCTCGGCCTGCATGTCACGTTCGATCCCGAACTCTTCATGATGCTCTTCATTCCGCCGCTGCTGTTCGCGGACGGCTGGCGCATTCCGAAGCGCGAGTTCTACATGCAGCGCCGCGCGATCCTGATGCTCGCGCTCGGCCTCGTGTTCCTGACGGTCGTCGCCGTCGGCTACTTCATTCATGCGATGGTGCCGTCGATCTCGCTGCCCGTCGCGTTCGCACTCGCCGCCGTGCTGTCGCCGACGGATGCCGTCGCGCTGTCGGGCATCGCGGGCCGCAACCGGCTGCCCGATCACCTGATGCATATCCTCGAAGGCGAAGCGCTGATGAACGACGCATCGGGCCTCGTCGCGCTGAAGTTCGCCGTCGCGGCCGCGCTGACGGGCGTGTTCTCGCTGCGCGATGCATCGGTGAGTTTCGTGATCATCGCAGCGGGCGGACTCGCGACGGGCGCAGCCGTCGCGTGGCTCTTCAGCTTCGCGTCGACGCGCTTTCTCAACCTCACAGAAGAAGGCGACCCCGCGCCCGGCGTCGTGATGACGATGCTGATTCCGTTCGCCGCCTATCTGTTCGCCGAGCACTTCGGGTTCTCCGGCATTCTCGCCGCCGTCGCCGCGGGCATGACGATGAACTCGTCGACGTTCGCGCGCACCAGTCCTGCATCGGCGCGCGTGCGGGCGAGCGTCACGTGGACGATGATCGAGTTCATCTTCAACGGCATGGTCTTCATTCTGCTGGGGCTGCAGTTTCCGCACATCATCGGACGCGCGCTGCTCGACGCGCACGAAGAAGCCAGTGGCTCCGAAGTGCGGCTGATGTTTTACGTCGTGGCCGTGGCGCTCGCGCTGTACGCGCTGCGCTTCGTGTGGGTCTGGTTGCTGCGCTGGTTCGCGAGCCGCGGCGCGGCAAAGCACGGCGTCGCGAATGCGGTGCCCGGTCTGCGCACCGTATCGATGACGACGATCGCGGGCGTTCGCGGCGCGGTGACGCTCGCGGGTGTGCTGTCGCTGCCCGTCGCGTTGTCGAACGGACAGCCGCTGCCGGGACGCGATCTCGCCATCTTCATCGCGTCGGGCGTGATTCTCGTGTCGCTGTTCGTCGCCGTGGTCGGCTTGCCGCTGTTGATGAACGGCGCGCGCCGCCGCCCCGATCCGCATGCCGCCGAAGAGCGCACGGCGCGCATCCAGGCGGCGCAGGCCGCGATTCGCGCAGTCGACGACTTTCACGAAACGGCGACGGCCCAATGCGACGAAGCCGCGTCCGCGCATGCCGCCGATGTGACGGCGCGCGTGATGGACATCTATCGCCGCCGCTTGGCGACGCTCGACGACGATGTCGGACCCGCCGAAAACGCGCGGCGCAGCGAAGCGCTGGAGTTCCAGATGAAGCTCGCGGCGATGCGCGCGGAACGCTCGGCGCTGCTCGAACTGCGCGGCAGTCAGCTGATCAACGACGACACGCTGAACAAGCTGATGCGCGAAGTGGATCTGTCGGAAACCGCGCTGCAGACGCGCGGCAAAGGGAAGAAGTAG